A genomic region of Caldicellulosiruptor acetigenus contains the following coding sequences:
- a CDS encoding rod shape-determining protein, which produces MAFGTDIGIDLGTATVLVYVKGKGIVLREPSVVAIEQTRKQILAVGEEARRMIGRTPGNIVAVRPLRDGVISDYEVTEAMLKYFLGKVLGKRVFFKPRVVVCVPSGVTEVEKRAVLDATYEAGAKQTFLIEEPIAAAIGAGLDISKPVGCMVIDIGGGTTDIAVISLGGAVVSESIKVAGDKFDEAIIRYIRKKHSVAIGERTAEELKINIGCAYKKPKVESMEVRGRSLLTGLPKTITVTSDEMLLALEEPVSAIIEAVHRVLENTPPELAADITSTGIVMTGGGSLLWGLDKLISEKTGIPTRIADDPVSCVALGTGKALEALDVLEASLIKDPRVR; this is translated from the coding sequence ATGGCATTTGGAACAGATATAGGAATAGATTTGGGTACAGCAACAGTTTTAGTGTATGTGAAAGGGAAGGGTATAGTTTTAAGAGAACCATCAGTTGTTGCAATAGAGCAGACAAGAAAACAGATTTTAGCAGTTGGAGAAGAAGCAAGACGCATGATTGGAAGAACACCGGGCAATATCGTGGCGGTAAGACCTCTTCGCGACGGTGTCATTTCAGACTATGAGGTCACAGAGGCAATGCTAAAATATTTTTTGGGGAAGGTCCTTGGCAAGAGGGTATTTTTCAAGCCGAGGGTTGTTGTGTGCGTGCCATCCGGAGTTACAGAGGTTGAAAAAAGAGCAGTCTTAGATGCAACATACGAAGCAGGCGCAAAACAGACATTTTTAATAGAAGAACCTATTGCAGCTGCGATTGGAGCAGGACTTGACATATCAAAGCCGGTAGGATGTATGGTGATTGACATCGGTGGTGGAACAACAGACATTGCGGTGATTTCTCTTGGCGGGGCGGTTGTCAGCGAATCTATTAAAGTTGCAGGTGATAAATTTGACGAAGCAATTATCCGATATATAAGAAAGAAGCACAGTGTTGCAATTGGCGAAAGAACCGCAGAGGAATTAAAGATAAATATTGGATGTGCTTACAAAAAACCAAAGGTGGAATCTATGGAAGTGCGAGGAAGAAGTCTTCTGACAGGTCTTCCAAAGACAATAACTGTCACATCTGACGAGATGCTTCTGGCTTTAGAAGAGCCTGTGTCGGCTATAATTGAAGCTGTGCACAGGGTTTTGGAGAACACACCACCTGAACTTGCAGCAGACATTACCTCAACTGGTATTGTAATGACAGGCGGAGGAAGCCTTTTGTGGGGGCTTGACAAGCTTATCTCTGAAAAGACAGGAATTCCAACAAGGATTGCAGATGACCCTGTGTCGTGCGTCGCACTTGGAACAGGAAAGGCGTTAGAAGCATTAGATGTTCTAGAAGCAAGTCTTATAAAAGACCCGAGAGTCAGGTAA
- a CDS encoding flagellar hook-basal body protein, with protein sequence MIRGIYTSASGMILNQKLMDITANNVANVSTTGFKRDVAQVESFRNMLVYRIYDKVSSPDNAIGYMSLGSDVSMIVSDFSQGLYIKTDEPLNLAIRGNGLFAIEVPGSQGAQQILYTRNGAFTLNSRGELVTLDGFYVLGQNGRIVLQNGGQVRIDEQGNIYQDGRFVDRLRIVDFQDKQLLRKLGNNLFEADAQAQQIPFSGRILQGYLEGSNVNSVQEMVNMISVLRAYEANQKAFTIQDETLQKAVNEIARK encoded by the coding sequence ATGATTAGAGGAATTTACACATCGGCATCGGGAATGATTTTAAATCAAAAACTTATGGATATAACAGCAAACAACGTGGCAAATGTGAGCACAACCGGATTTAAAAGAGATGTTGCGCAGGTTGAAAGCTTTAGAAACATGCTTGTCTACAGGATATACGACAAAGTTTCTTCGCCTGACAATGCAATAGGGTATATGTCGTTAGGAAGTGATGTGTCAATGATTGTGAGTGATTTTTCCCAGGGACTTTACATAAAAACAGATGAGCCTTTGAACTTGGCGATAAGAGGAAATGGATTATTTGCCATTGAGGTGCCAGGAAGTCAAGGTGCTCAGCAAATCCTTTATACAAGAAACGGGGCATTTACTTTAAATTCGCGGGGAGAGCTTGTTACACTTGATGGTTTTTATGTCCTTGGACAGAACGGAAGGATTGTTCTTCAAAATGGTGGACAAGTAAGAATAGACGAGCAAGGGAATATCTACCAGGATGGAAGATTTGTTGATAGGCTCAGAATTGTTGATTTTCAGGACAAGCAATTGCTTCGCAAGCTTGGCAATAACCTGTTTGAAGCAGATGCGCAAGCTCAGCAAATTCCATTTTCAGGTAGGATTCTTCAGGGGTATTTGGAAGGTTCTAACGTAAATTCTGTCCAAGAGATGGTCAACATGATAAGTGTGCTGCGGGCGTATGAAGCAAACCAGAAGGCGTTTACCATTCAGGATGAGACGTTGCAAAAGGCAGTAAATGAGATTGCGAGAAAGTAA
- the flgG gene encoding flagellar basal-body rod protein FlgG yields the protein MMRALYSAALGMKAQQTNVDIISNNLANVNTTAFKKDKAEFKDLLYETLSRADVVAGDGKPVSLQIGHGVTISAITKSFAEGNLERTENPLDLAIQGEGFFVVSTPNGPRYTRDGSFKVSNVEGQIKLVTSDGYPVLAEGDTEIVLPETAISSITIDETGRITYKDAEGQIQDSGLKIKIVRFINPQGLLAEGKNLYNVSAASGDPVSEEEMEGQKSRILQGFLEMSNVQVVDEMVKLIIAQRAYEINSKAIQTADDMLSMANNLKR from the coding sequence ATGATGAGAGCACTCTATTCTGCCGCTCTTGGTATGAAAGCGCAGCAGACAAATGTCGATATCATATCCAACAACCTTGCAAATGTGAATACAACAGCTTTCAAAAAAGACAAGGCTGAGTTTAAAGACCTTTTGTATGAGACCCTTTCTCGAGCAGATGTTGTTGCAGGTGATGGGAAGCCTGTAAGTCTTCAGATTGGTCATGGCGTCACAATCTCTGCTATAACAAAAAGCTTTGCAGAAGGGAATTTGGAGAGGACTGAAAACCCGCTTGATTTAGCAATTCAGGGGGAAGGATTTTTTGTTGTATCAACTCCCAACGGCCCAAGATATACAAGGGATGGAAGTTTTAAAGTTTCCAATGTTGAAGGACAGATAAAACTTGTGACTTCAGATGGATATCCAGTTTTAGCAGAGGGCGACACCGAAATTGTTCTTCCAGAGACTGCAATTTCAAGTATCACAATAGATGAAACAGGAAGGATCACTTACAAGGACGCAGAAGGCCAAATTCAGGATTCAGGTCTTAAAATCAAGATAGTAAGATTTATAAACCCTCAGGGACTTTTGGCAGAGGGTAAAAACCTGTATAATGTTTCTGCTGCATCCGGCGACCCTGTATCTGAAGAGGAGATGGAAGGTCAAAAGAGCAGGATTTTACAAGGTTTTTTGGAGATGTCAAACGTTCAAGTTGTTGATGAGATGGTAAAACTAATAATTGCTCAGAGGGCGTATGAGATAAATTCCAAGGCTATCCAAACAGCTGACGATATGCTTTCCATGGCAAACAACCTGAAGAGATAA
- a CDS encoding rod-binding protein, protein MSDISGIKIQAGYQEGIDNSIIDKLEKAYSEKDKQKLKEACEEFEAIMLSTIFKQMQKSIPKGGLFKEGIADDIFNDMFVDEVSKSASKQGGIGLSKLLYDSMIKRIENAYKFKEE, encoded by the coding sequence ATGAGTGATATCTCGGGCATAAAGATTCAGGCAGGTTATCAGGAGGGTATTGATAACTCTATCATAGACAAGCTTGAAAAAGCGTATTCTGAGAAAGACAAACAAAAGCTAAAAGAAGCCTGTGAGGAATTTGAGGCTATCATGCTTTCTACCATTTTTAAACAGATGCAAAAGTCGATACCAAAAGGCGGGCTTTTTAAAGAGGGTATTGCAGATGATATCTTTAACGACATGTTTGTTGACGAGGTTTCAAAAAGTGCTTCAAAACAAGGTGGAATAGGTCTTTCCAAGCTTTTGTATGATTCTATGATAAAGAGAATTGAAAATGCATATAAATTCAAAGAGGAATAA
- a CDS encoding sugar phosphate isomerase/epimerase family protein — MYKFIFSAFGDEIASRLDEQIEVLKKHGIEYLEFRSANGKNIADYTENEAKEVLKKLKDNGIKVSAIGSPIGKVDVNCDFEKYLELFKHVLQLAHILETKYIRIFSFYVPESEEEKYTDVVIERLSKFTEIAKRENLVLLHENEKEIYGSNAERCFKILSAINSPNLRATFDPANFVQCKVEVYPHAFELLKDYIEYVHIKDAKFSDGSVTVAGEGDGRVKDVIEALKKMGFCGFLSIEPHLNNNLPGGGPENFAKAYRAIKKLIDEEGEI, encoded by the coding sequence ATGTATAAATTTATATTCTCAGCATTTGGAGATGAGATAGCAAGCAGGTTGGATGAACAGATAGAGGTTTTGAAAAAACATGGTATTGAATATTTAGAGTTTCGGTCTGCAAATGGTAAAAACATTGCTGACTATACTGAAAATGAAGCAAAGGAAGTTTTAAAAAAGTTAAAAGATAATGGTATAAAGGTTTCAGCAATAGGGTCTCCAATCGGCAAGGTTGATGTAAACTGCGACTTTGAAAAGTATCTTGAGCTTTTCAAGCACGTCCTGCAGCTTGCGCACATCCTTGAGACAAAGTACATACGCATCTTTTCGTTTTATGTTCCAGAGAGTGAAGAAGAAAAGTACACAGATGTTGTCATAGAAAGGCTTTCAAAGTTTACTGAGATTGCTAAGAGAGAAAATCTTGTTCTTCTTCACGAGAACGAAAAGGAGATATATGGAAGCAACGCTGAAAGGTGTTTTAAAATCCTCTCTGCAATCAACTCACCCAATTTGAGAGCAACATTTGACCCGGCAAATTTTGTTCAGTGCAAGGTAGAGGTTTATCCACACGCATTTGAGCTTTTAAAGGATTACATTGAGTATGTGCACATAAAAGATGCAAAATTTTCAGATGGAAGTGTCACCGTTGCAGGTGAGGGTGATGGAAGGGTAAAAGATGTAATAGAAGCACTCAAAAAAATGGGCTTTTGTGGTTTTTTATCAATAGAGCCTCATCTTAACAATAACCTCCCTGGTGGCGGACCTGAAAACTTTGCAAAGGCTTATAGAGCAATAAAAAAGCTTATCGATGAGGAAGGAGAGATTTGA
- a CDS encoding Gfo/Idh/MocA family protein, protein MSKLKFGIVGCGVISKTHASAISALSSDAELVAVCDVIEDRARKLAQDFGVKKIYTDYEKMLLDPEIDVVSICTPSGMHADMAVLAADAKKHVIVEKPMDITLSKADRIIEAQNRNNVVISIISQHRYSDCMQLLKRLMNEGKFGNIVLATSYTKWYRSQEYYDSGSWRGTWNLDGGGALMNQSIHYIDMIQWIVGKVVEVYAYCTTRAHKRIEVEDGAVAAVKFENGAIGQILGTTSAYPGFETRLEIFGENGSAIVVNTQLESLYFKDGSEKEYLESYKKEDKGTVGASSAAIKEEGHVRQYRDVINAIKTGTKPLIPAEEGRHPVEIILAIYLSSLTGKPIKLPLRSDEEVLKEIEKIKGKGF, encoded by the coding sequence ATGTCAAAGCTTAAGTTTGGCATTGTTGGTTGTGGGGTTATATCAAAGACACACGCATCCGCTATCTCAGCTCTCTCGAGCGATGCGGAACTTGTTGCCGTGTGTGATGTTATAGAAGATAGAGCCAGAAAACTTGCGCAGGATTTTGGTGTAAAAAAGATATATACTGACTATGAAAAGATGCTTCTTGATCCTGAGATTGATGTTGTCTCTATCTGCACACCTTCGGGTATGCATGCTGACATGGCAGTTTTAGCAGCAGACGCGAAAAAACATGTCATTGTTGAAAAGCCAATGGATATAACATTGTCTAAGGCTGACAGAATAATAGAAGCTCAAAACAGGAACAATGTGGTGATTTCTATAATTTCACAGCACAGATACAGCGATTGTATGCAACTTTTAAAAAGGCTCATGAACGAAGGGAAGTTTGGCAACATAGTTTTAGCAACAAGCTACACTAAATGGTACAGGTCGCAGGAGTATTATGACAGCGGTAGCTGGCGAGGTACATGGAATTTGGACGGCGGCGGTGCGCTCATGAACCAATCTATACACTATATAGACATGATTCAGTGGATTGTTGGAAAGGTTGTGGAGGTGTATGCATACTGCACAACAAGAGCACATAAGCGAATAGAGGTTGAAGATGGTGCTGTTGCAGCAGTCAAGTTTGAAAATGGTGCAATTGGGCAAATACTTGGAACAACAAGTGCATATCCCGGTTTTGAAACGCGGCTTGAGATTTTTGGTGAAAATGGCTCTGCAATAGTTGTTAACACCCAGCTTGAAAGTCTTTACTTCAAAGATGGGTCTGAGAAGGAGTATTTGGAGAGTTACAAAAAGGAGGATAAAGGTACTGTTGGTGCGTCTTCTGCTGCCATCAAAGAAGAAGGACATGTAAGACAGTACAGGGATGTAATAAATGCTATAAAAACCGGGACAAAACCACTTATCCCTGCTGAAGAAGGAAGACATCCTGTTGAAATTATACTTGCCATTTACCTCTCAAGCTTGACAGGAAAACCTATAAAACTTCCACTTAGAAGTGATGAGGAGGTTTTAAAGGAGATTGAAAAAATAAAAGGCAAAGGCTTTTGA
- a CDS encoding sugar phosphate isomerase/epimerase family protein has protein sequence MKKDKIAAQLYTLREFLKTEEDIFYSLKKVSEIGFQAVQISGIGKIEPKRLKEICDEFDLKVCATHIPFERLKTELDNVVEEHKILGCSHIAIPSAPSEYRSEEGAIKFAQECNEIGKKLKEEGITLSYHNHSFEFKKYGGKTWLEILIENSSPEYLMIEIDTYWVQFAGANPEKWIRSLEGRIPLVHLKDMGMIEDFKQTMFEVGYGNLDWDGIIASCNEAGVEWYIIEQDVCQRSPFESLKMSFDFLTKNYLD, from the coding sequence ATGAAAAAAGATAAAATAGCAGCACAGCTGTACACTTTGCGTGAATTTTTGAAGACAGAAGAGGACATTTTCTACAGCCTCAAAAAGGTAAGTGAAATCGGGTTTCAGGCTGTCCAGATTTCGGGTATTGGAAAGATTGAACCAAAAAGGTTAAAAGAAATCTGTGATGAGTTTGACCTTAAAGTCTGCGCAACCCACATACCTTTTGAAAGGCTCAAAACCGAACTTGACAATGTTGTGGAAGAACACAAAATCCTGGGATGCTCTCACATTGCAATACCCTCTGCACCTTCTGAGTACAGGTCTGAAGAGGGAGCAATCAAATTTGCCCAGGAGTGTAACGAGATCGGGAAAAAACTGAAAGAGGAAGGAATTACCCTTTCATATCACAACCACAGTTTTGAATTCAAAAAATATGGTGGAAAGACATGGCTTGAGATACTGATTGAAAATTCAAGCCCGGAATATCTTATGATTGAAATTGATACGTACTGGGTTCAGTTTGCGGGGGCAAACCCTGAAAAGTGGATAAGAAGCTTGGAAGGCAGAATCCCTCTTGTCCATTTAAAAGACATGGGAATGATAGAAGATTTTAAGCAAACCATGTTTGAAGTCGGATATGGCAACTTGGACTGGGACGGAATAATAGCTTCTTGCAATGAGGCAGGAGTTGAATGGTATATTATAGAGCAGGATGTGTGCCAGCGCTCACCTTTTGAAAGTCTTAAGATGAGTTTTGATTTTCTCACAAAAAATTATCTGGATTGA
- a CDS encoding carbohydrate ABC transporter permease, with amino-acid sequence MKIRKSPGEIIFDTFNYIFLGLLCFTMLYPMLYVIFASFSNPIKLMAYRGPLWRPLEFSTEAYKLLLSYPMIWIGYKNTLIYVVVGTAINILLTTIGGYVLSRKNLKLKNPIMFFIAFTMYFSGGMIPTYLLVQSLGMIDTIWAMMIPGAISTTNLIIMRTGFHAVPDSLEESARIDGAGDWTILFRIMIPLAMPMIAVMILFYAVGHWNAFFSAIIYLRSRELYPLQLVLREILIMSSTENMTTGISDASDRFAVTELIKYAAIVVSTVPILCIYPFLQKYFVKGVMIGAIKE; translated from the coding sequence ATGAAGATAAGAAAAAGTCCAGGTGAGATAATATTTGATACCTTTAACTATATATTCTTAGGCCTTCTTTGCTTTACAATGCTGTATCCCATGCTGTATGTCATTTTTGCATCGTTTAGCAATCCTATAAAACTCATGGCATACAGAGGACCGCTGTGGCGGCCACTTGAATTTTCGACAGAGGCATATAAGTTGCTTTTAAGTTATCCAATGATATGGATAGGGTACAAAAATACACTTATATACGTGGTTGTAGGAACAGCGATAAACATTCTTCTTACTACAATAGGTGGATATGTATTATCAAGAAAAAATCTAAAATTAAAAAATCCAATCATGTTCTTCATTGCATTTACAATGTATTTCAGCGGCGGTATGATTCCAACTTACCTTCTTGTTCAGTCACTTGGGATGATAGACACAATCTGGGCAATGATGATACCAGGGGCTATCTCAACAACAAACCTGATTATAATGAGAACAGGATTCCATGCTGTACCGGACAGCTTGGAAGAGTCTGCAAGAATAGATGGAGCAGGGGACTGGACAATACTTTTTAGAATCATGATACCTCTTGCAATGCCGATGATAGCGGTAATGATACTCTTTTATGCGGTAGGTCACTGGAACGCATTTTTCAGTGCGATTATATACCTGCGCTCAAGAGAACTTTACCCACTTCAGCTTGTTTTAAGAGAAATACTCATTATGAGCAGCACAGAGAACATGACAACAGGAATTTCAGATGCATCAGACAGATTTGCAGTGACAGAGCTTATCAAATACGCAGCAATTGTGGTATCAACAGTACCGATACTTTGTATATACCCCTTCTTGCAAAAGTACTTTGTAAAAGGTGTCATGATTGGGGCTATTAAAGAGTAA
- a CDS encoding ABC transporter permease, producing MEKAAVKSYQPNRWQELKKDLMRNKSLYIMLIPVVAYYFIFHYIPMYGLQIAFKDFTPAKGIWGSPWVGLEKFKEFFVYDSFYVWRIIRNTILINVYDLIFGFPAPIIFALLLNEIKNSIYKRTLQTVSYMPHFISTVVIVGMIMDFFSRDGLINQILKSLGILSEPISFMTEPGWFRPLYVGSGIWQNLGWGSIVYLAAISNIDPQLYEAALIDGAGRFRQALYVTIPGILPTIVIMFLLRVGHMMNVGFEKVFLMYNPLTYETADVISTYVYRKGLLEMDYSYGAAVGLFNSVINFLLVIFSNKIAKKLTETSLW from the coding sequence ATGGAAAAGGCTGCAGTAAAATCTTATCAGCCAAACAGATGGCAGGAACTCAAAAAAGACCTCATGCGAAACAAAAGCCTTTATATAATGCTCATCCCTGTTGTTGCATACTATTTTATATTCCACTACATCCCAATGTACGGTCTTCAGATAGCTTTTAAAGACTTTACACCAGCAAAAGGAATCTGGGGCAGCCCATGGGTAGGACTTGAAAAGTTCAAAGAGTTTTTTGTTTATGACAGCTTTTATGTGTGGAGAATAATCAGAAATACAATACTTATAAACGTCTATGACCTCATATTCGGTTTTCCTGCACCAATAATATTTGCACTACTTTTAAATGAAATCAAAAATAGCATATATAAAAGGACTCTTCAGACAGTAAGCTACATGCCACACTTTATATCAACAGTCGTTATTGTCGGTATGATTATGGACTTTTTCTCAAGAGACGGTCTTATAAACCAGATTTTAAAATCTCTCGGTATTTTATCAGAACCAATCTCCTTCATGACAGAACCTGGCTGGTTCAGACCATTGTATGTTGGGTCAGGTATATGGCAAAACCTCGGCTGGGGTTCAATTGTGTACTTGGCAGCAATCTCAAACATTGACCCACAGCTATATGAAGCCGCGCTGATAGATGGCGCTGGAAGGTTCAGACAGGCACTTTATGTCACAATACCAGGAATACTCCCGACAATTGTCATTATGTTCCTCTTAAGAGTTGGACACATGATGAACGTCGGATTTGAAAAGGTATTTTTGATGTACAATCCTCTTACTTATGAAACTGCTGACGTTATTTCAACATATGTATACAGGAAAGGTTTATTGGAGATGGACTACAGCTACGGTGCAGCAGTTGGGCTATTTAACTCTGTCATCAACTTCTTGCTGGTCATATTCTCCAATAAGATTGCTAAAAAACTCACAGAGACATCGCTGTGGTAA
- a CDS encoding extracellular solute-binding protein has protein sequence MDWFKSSKKVLSTILVIAFTLSLVIPAFVSSSSTAYAKSIPTLTYFVRLDPKVATSYNSYSSIAAYQLLQKKLGVKIVFKHPPVGGETDQFNLMIASRQLTDIIEWNWIDNYPGGPVKAMLDKIIIRLNDYLPKYAPNLNKYLQQHPDIKKLIVTDDGDIYGFPALRGNNPKIACVYYGPQIRNDWLKKLGLKEPETVDDWYKVLKAFVTKDPNGNGKKDERGFSILRNASNPRYAFDYSSFLVGAWGIKTDFFQVNGKVKYGPLEPQYKQFIATLQKWWKEGLIDPDILTMNQKVIRANVQNDVIGAWIGLLSGDMGFFLNLKKDIIATKFPVLKKGEYPLLGQAEFLFSRTSAAITTACKNVPLAMKVLDWGYSKEGYEAFNYGVLGKSYVKKDGKVYYTDEILKNPQGLSAAEALAKYARASISGPFAQADEYYYQIQMMYPQQKDAVEKWGQVKNDRILPPLSFTDDESKRLANIMNTVNTYYDEMFLRLMTGKATNVDAFVKTLKQMKIDEAIKIYQQAYDRWKKRK, from the coding sequence ATGGACTGGTTCAAATCTTCTAAAAAGGTTTTAAGCACAATTTTAGTGATTGCGTTTACCTTATCACTTGTAATTCCAGCGTTTGTTTCGTCATCGTCAACAGCTTATGCAAAATCAATACCAACACTTACCTATTTTGTTCGTCTTGACCCCAAGGTTGCCACATCTTATAACAGCTACTCTTCAATTGCTGCTTACCAGCTTTTGCAGAAAAAACTTGGGGTAAAGATTGTGTTCAAGCACCCACCGGTCGGTGGTGAGACAGACCAGTTCAACTTAATGATTGCATCAAGACAGCTGACAGACATTATTGAGTGGAACTGGATTGACAACTACCCAGGCGGACCTGTAAAAGCGATGCTCGACAAGATAATCATAAGACTCAATGACTATCTTCCAAAATATGCTCCAAACCTCAACAAATACTTGCAGCAACATCCAGATATCAAAAAGCTCATTGTAACAGACGATGGTGATATTTACGGATTCCCTGCCCTTCGTGGAAATAATCCAAAGATTGCATGTGTATACTATGGTCCTCAGATAAGAAACGACTGGCTCAAAAAACTGGGACTAAAAGAGCCAGAGACAGTTGATGACTGGTACAAGGTATTGAAAGCATTTGTAACAAAAGACCCAAACGGCAATGGCAAAAAGGATGAAAGGGGATTTTCAATCCTGCGAAATGCCTCCAACCCAAGGTATGCATTTGACTACTCCTCTTTCTTGGTAGGTGCATGGGGAATCAAGACAGATTTCTTCCAGGTAAACGGAAAGGTTAAATATGGTCCGTTAGAACCACAATACAAACAGTTTATAGCAACACTTCAGAAGTGGTGGAAAGAGGGCCTCATTGACCCTGACATCCTGACAATGAACCAGAAGGTTATCAGGGCAAACGTTCAAAACGATGTAATCGGTGCATGGATAGGACTTCTTTCTGGTGACATGGGATTTTTCCTGAATCTTAAGAAAGATATCATAGCAACAAAGTTCCCTGTGCTCAAGAAAGGTGAATACCCACTTTTGGGCCAGGCAGAGTTTCTGTTCTCACGAACAAGTGCAGCAATCACAACCGCATGTAAAAATGTCCCACTTGCTATGAAGGTTCTTGACTGGGGATACAGCAAAGAAGGGTATGAAGCGTTCAACTATGGTGTGCTTGGAAAGTCTTATGTCAAGAAAGATGGCAAGGTATACTACACAGATGAAATCTTGAAAAACCCGCAAGGGTTATCTGCAGCTGAAGCTTTGGCAAAATATGCTCGTGCATCTATAAGTGGTCCATTTGCTCAGGCTGATGAGTATTACTATCAGATTCAGATGATGTACCCACAGCAGAAAGATGCTGTAGAAAAATGGGGTCAGGTTAAAAATGATAGAATCCTGCCACCACTGTCGTTTACAGACGATGAGTCAAAGAGGCTTGCAAATATCATGAACACTGTCAACACATACTATGACGAGATGTTCTTAAGACTCATGACAGGAAAAGCAACAAATGTCGATGCATTTGTAAAGACACTCAAACAGATGAAGATTGATGAGGCTATTAAGATTTACCAGCAAGCTTATGATAGATGGAAGAAGAGAAAATAA